One stretch of Calditrichota bacterium DNA includes these proteins:
- a CDS encoding cell wall metabolism sensor histidine kinase WalK, whose amino-acid sequence MEIKGKFSLKIFLSLFVVIFIPVAIVFLNLARLQSDSAAVSPEENFWFFLIVLAVAIALAALATRALCNSLYERMHNYNKIARKIAGGQFELRIPVDADDELGKFGRFFNMLTKEHHEIKKKNVGEKLFEWEKIQAILKNIGDGVIVIDNFNRIELMNAVSENWFNVTKQDYQSMELGKLITDEKLLGLIEKVKNGTNTSEEKVEIEIVPENQRRPIILQAIATKVIGDNRKLFGLAIALRDLTREKEIDRKKSEVVSMVSHELRSPLTSITGFSELLLDEGVSREQSREYTAIILKESRRLSELINKYLDISRIESGKSEIHKTPVTMDDVIQSVVSMNAFLSDSKNIQTKIRFPEKVSQVNADRQMMGEVILNLFSNAVKYSPPDTTITISIEETGNEQIISVADQGYGISEQDLDRIFDKFYRATGSAEVQEEKGSGLGLALVKEIIHRHNGRVWAESRPKQGSTFFIALPIMEKDAILS is encoded by the coding sequence ATGGAGATTAAAGGCAAGTTTTCGCTAAAAATATTTTTATCGTTATTTGTTGTTATTTTCATCCCTGTCGCCATTGTTTTTCTCAATTTGGCGCGTTTGCAATCTGATTCCGCTGCCGTCTCGCCGGAAGAAAATTTTTGGTTTTTCCTTATTGTATTGGCTGTCGCTATTGCCCTGGCAGCGCTGGCGACGCGCGCGCTGTGCAATTCATTGTACGAACGTATGCACAATTACAATAAAATCGCGCGCAAGATCGCCGGCGGACAATTCGAGCTTCGCATTCCAGTGGATGCGGACGACGAACTGGGAAAATTCGGCAGATTTTTTAACATGCTCACCAAAGAACACCATGAGATCAAAAAGAAAAACGTGGGCGAAAAATTGTTTGAGTGGGAAAAAATTCAAGCAATTTTGAAAAACATCGGCGATGGCGTCATCGTGATTGACAATTTCAACCGCATCGAATTGATGAATGCTGTGTCTGAAAATTGGTTCAACGTGACTAAACAGGACTATCAGTCAATGGAGTTGGGCAAACTGATAACAGACGAAAAACTGCTCGGTCTCATCGAGAAAGTCAAAAACGGAACAAACACCAGCGAGGAAAAAGTTGAAATTGAAATTGTGCCGGAAAATCAGCGCCGCCCCATTATTTTACAAGCCATCGCAACGAAAGTGATTGGCGACAACCGCAAGCTTTTCGGGCTGGCGATTGCCCTGCGCGATCTCACGCGGGAGAAAGAAATTGATCGCAAAAAATCCGAAGTCGTGTCCATGGTTTCTCACGAACTCAGATCGCCGCTGACTTCGATCACTGGCTTCAGCGAGCTTCTTTTGGACGAAGGCGTCTCCCGGGAACAATCTCGCGAATACACCGCCATCATCCTCAAAGAATCGCGCCGTTTGAGCGAGTTGATCAATAAATATCTGGACATTTCGCGCATCGAATCGGGCAAGTCCGAAATACACAAAACGCCAGTGACCATGGACGACGTGATTCAAAGCGTCGTCAGCATGAACGCCTTCCTTTCTGATTCCAAAAATATTCAAACAAAAATTCGCTTTCCGGAGAAAGTTTCTCAGGTCAATGCCGATCGGCAAATGATGGGGGAAGTTATTTTGAATCTGTTTTCCAATGCGGTCAAGTACAGCCCACCGGACACGACGATCACTATTTCCATTGAAGAAACCGGAAATGAACAAATCATTAGCGTCGCGGACCAAGGCTATGGCATATCGGAACAAGATTTGGACCGTATTTTTGATAAATTCTATCGCGCCACCGGATCGGCAGAAGTTCAGGAAGAAAAAGGAAGCGGACTGGGACTGGCGTTAGTGAAAGAAATCATTCACAGGCACAACGGTAGAGTCTGGGCGGAAAGCAGACCCAAACAAGGCTCCACTTTTTTCATCGCGCTGCCGATTATGGAAAAGGATGCGATATTATCTTAA
- a CDS encoding diguanylate cyclase: MNMLNEAVKQSTVLVVDDLPLNRKLERLFLAEGGYQVIFAEDGIEALQKVKRHSPDLILLDVMMPRMDGFQVCRHIKNNLQTRFIPIILVTALNEIDSKIKGIEAGADDFISKPFNKLELLARVKSLLRIKHLNRELQQKIRQLEEAQIKLKKLAITDGLTGAYNYRFFKEQLEKELIRARRHKNHVSIVMMDIDFFKQYNDTHGHPAGDYVLRTIAQILRNNIRNIDIAARYGGEEFTLILIETDHGAAAIVAEKIRGLIEKHNFKFENSQPSGKITVSMGVSTFPEDGKTFEELIDAADKRLYQAKELGRNRVVIK, translated from the coding sequence ATGAACATGTTAAACGAGGCGGTAAAACAATCGACGGTGCTGGTCGTCGATGATTTGCCTTTGAACAGAAAGCTAGAGCGGCTATTTCTGGCGGAAGGTGGTTATCAGGTTATCTTTGCCGAAGATGGGATAGAGGCGCTGCAAAAAGTAAAGCGACATTCCCCGGATTTAATCCTGTTAGACGTGATGATGCCGCGGATGGATGGCTTTCAGGTCTGCCGGCACATTAAAAATAATTTGCAGACAAGATTTATTCCCATCATTCTGGTGACTGCGCTCAATGAAATTGATTCTAAAATCAAAGGTATCGAAGCCGGGGCGGATGATTTTATTTCCAAGCCGTTCAATAAATTAGAATTGCTGGCGCGCGTCAAGTCGTTACTGCGGATCAAACATCTCAACCGGGAGCTGCAACAAAAAATCCGCCAGTTGGAAGAAGCGCAAATCAAGCTAAAGAAATTAGCCATCACTGACGGTTTGACAGGCGCTTACAACTACCGTTTTTTCAAAGAGCAACTGGAAAAAGAGCTCATTCGCGCCAGACGCCATAAAAACCATGTCTCCATCGTCATGATGGATATTGATTTTTTTAAACAGTACAATGACACGCACGGTCATCCGGCGGGAGATTATGTACTGAGAACCATTGCGCAAATTTTGAGAAATAATATTCGCAACATCGATATCGCCGCCAGATACGGCGGAGAGGAATTTACGCTCATCTTGATTGAGACGGACCACGGCGCAGCGGCTATCGTCGCCGAAAAAATCAGAGGACTCATCGAAAAACATAATTTCAAATTTGAAAATTCGCAGCCTTCGGGAAAAATCACCGTCAGTATGGGGGTTTCGACATTTCCCGAAGATGGAAAAACTTTCGAAGAATTGATCGATGCCGCTGATAAACGGCTGTATCAGGCGAAAGAGTTGGGAAGGAATCGCGTTGTAATAAAATAA